A part of Chlorocebus sabaeus isolate Y175 chromosome 28, mChlSab1.0.hap1, whole genome shotgun sequence genomic DNA contains:
- the FZD9 gene encoding LOW QUALITY PROTEIN: frizzled-9 (The sequence of the model RefSeq protein was modified relative to this genomic sequence to represent the inferred CDS: deleted 1 base in 1 codon), with product MAVAPLRGALLLWQLLAAGGAALEIGRFDPERGRGAAPCQAVEIPMCRGIGYNLTRMPNLLGHTSQGEAAAELAEFAPLVQYGCHSHLRFFLCSLYAPMCTDQVSTPIPACRPMCEQARLRCAPIMEQFNFGWPDSLDCARLPTRNDPHALCMEAPENATAGPAEPHKGLGMLPVAPRPARPPGDLGPGAGGGGTCENPEKFQYVEKSRSCAPRCGPGVEVFWSRRDKDFALVWMAVWSALCFFSTAFTVLTFLLEPHRFQYPERPIIFLSMCYNVYSLAFLIRAVAGAQSVACDQEAGALYVIQEGLENTGCTLVFLLLYYFGMASSLWWVVLTLTWFLAAGKKWGHEAIEAHGSYFHMAAWGLPALKTIVILTLRKVAGDELTGLCYVASTDAAALTGFVLVPLSGYLVLGSSFLLTGFVALFHIRKIMKTGGTNTEKLEKLMVKIGVFSILYTVPATCVIVCYVYERLNMDFWRLRATEQPCAAAAGPGGPRDCSLPGGSVPTVAVFMLKIFMSLVVGITSGVWVWSSKTFQTWQSLCYRKMAAGRARAKACRVPGGYGRGTHCHYKAPTVVLHMTKTDPSLENPTHL from the exons ATGGCCGTGGCGCCGCTGCGGGGGGCGCTGCTGCTGTGGCAGCTGCTGGCGGCGGGCGGCGCGGCGCTGGAGATCGGCCGCTTCGACCCGGAGCGCGGGCGCGGAGCTGCGCCGTGCCAGGCGGTGGAGATCCCCATGTGCCGCGGCATCGGCTACAACCTGACCCGCATGCCCAACCTGCTGGGCCACACGTCGCAGGGCGAGGCGGCCGCCGAGCTGGCGGAGTTCGCGCCGCTGGTGCAGTACGGCTGCCACAGCCACCTGCGCTTCTTCCTGTGCTCGCTCTACGCGCCCATGTGCACCGACCAGGTCTCGACGCCCATTCCCGCCTGCCGGCCCATGTGCGAGCAGGCGCGCCTGCGCTGCGCGCCCATCATGGAGCAGTTCAACTTCGGCTGGCCGGACTCGCTCGACTGCGCCCGGCTGCCCACGCGCAACGACCCGCACGCGCTGTGCATGGAGGCGCCCGAGAACGCCACGGCCGGCCCCGCGGAGCCCCACAAGGGCCTGGGCATGCTGCCCGTGGCGCCGCGGCCCGCGCGCCCTCCCGGAGACCTGGGCCCGGGCGCGGGCGGCGGTGGCACCTGCGAGAACCCTGAGAAGTTCCAGTACGTGGAGAAGAGCCGCTCGTGCGCACCCCGCTGCGGGCCCGGCGTCGAGGTGTTCTGGTCCCGGCGCGACAAGGACTTCGCGCTGGTCTGGATGGCCGTGTGGTCGGCGCTGTGCTTCTTCTCCACCGCCTTCACCGTGCTCACCTTCCTGCTGGAGCCCCACCGCTTCCAGTATCCCGAGCGCCCCATCATCTTCCTCTCCATGTGCTACAATGTCTACTCGCTGGCCTTCCTGATCCGTGCGGTGGCCGGAGCGCAGAGCGTGGCCTGTGACCAGGAGGCG GGCGCGCTCTACGTGATCCAGGAGGGCCTGGAGAACACGGGGTGCACGCTGGTCTTCTTGCTCCTGTACTACTTCGGCATGGCCAGCTCGCTCTGGTGGGTGGTCCTGACGCTCACCTGGTTCCTGGCGGCCGGGAAGAAATGGGGCCACGAGGCCATCGAGGCCCACGGCAGCTACTTCCACATGGCTGCCTGGGGCCTGCCCGCGCTCAAGACCATCGTCATCCTGACCCTGCGCAAGGTGGCAGGGGATGAGCTGACCGGGCTCTGCTACGTGGCCAGCACGGATGCGGCGGCGCTCACGGGCTTCGTGCTGGTGCCCCTCTCCGGCTACCTGGTGCTGGGCAGTAGTTTCCTCCTGACCGGCTTCGTGGCCCTCTTCCACATCCGCAAGATCATGAAGACGGGCGGCACCAACACAGAGAAGCTGGAGAAGCTCATGGTAAAGATCGGAGTCTTCTCCATCCTCTACACGGTGCCTGCCACCTGTGTCATTGTTTGCTATGTCTACGAACGCCTCAACATGGACTTCTGGCGCCTTCGGGCCACAGAGCAACCATGCGCAGCGGCCGCGGGGCCCGGAGGCCCGAGGGACTGCTCGCTGCCAGGGGGCTCGGTGCCCACCGTGGCGGTCTTCATGCTCAAAATCTTCATGTCACTGGTGGTGGGGATCACCAGCGGCGTCTGGGTGTGGAGCTCCAAAACTTTCCAGACCTGGCAGAGCCTGTGCTACCGCAAGATGGCAGCTGGCCGGGCCCGGGCCAAGGCCTGCCGGGTCCCCGGGGGCTACGGCCGTGGCACGCACTGCCACTATAAGGCTCCCACCGTGGTCTTGCACATGACTAAGACGGACCCCTCTCTGGAGAACCCCACACACCTCTAG